A single window of Trueperaceae bacterium DNA harbors:
- a CDS encoding PIN domain-containing protein: MKQTSGAYLLARAVVTLLGGTLGLSLADLLLRREILTGPNNILYLTLVGLLLGYLIGAPVAAYWSRFWQRLVANLSEIPPEAVLAAGTGAIVGLLVTVLVNNVLGQVPGFTWYWSLLIAVVLVFASSSFFVANRRLFGTLRMAPEVQSKPRTRSAEKIIDTSAIIDGRILEVLDANFLDSPIIIPRFVLLELQRIADSGDPLRRRKGRRGLEMLDRLAQQERVPTEVISDEPAQIEAVDEKLVALCLERGADLITTDYNLDRVAALQGIRVLNVNQLANAVKATFLPGERLSLSIVREGREPGQGLAYLEDGTMVVIEEAAELVGRTVDAVVTSSLQTNMGRMIFARLGDEARE, from the coding sequence ATGAAGCAGACCTCCGGCGCCTACCTGCTGGCGAGAGCAGTGGTGACGCTCCTGGGAGGAACTCTCGGGCTGAGCCTCGCCGACCTGCTGTTGCGGCGCGAGATCCTCACCGGACCCAACAACATCCTCTACCTCACCCTCGTTGGCCTCCTGCTCGGCTATCTGATCGGCGCCCCGGTCGCAGCCTACTGGTCGCGATTCTGGCAACGCCTGGTGGCGAACCTCAGCGAGATTCCCCCCGAGGCGGTGCTCGCCGCGGGTACCGGCGCCATCGTCGGCCTGCTCGTTACGGTGCTGGTCAACAACGTCCTCGGTCAGGTACCCGGCTTCACCTGGTACTGGTCGCTCCTCATCGCAGTCGTGCTGGTGTTCGCCTCGAGCTCCTTCTTCGTAGCCAATCGTCGCCTCTTCGGAACCCTGAGGATGGCGCCGGAGGTGCAGTCGAAGCCCAGGACGCGAAGCGCCGAGAAGATCATCGATACCTCGGCGATAATCGACGGCCGGATCCTCGAGGTGCTCGACGCCAACTTCCTCGACAGTCCCATCATCATCCCCCGTTTCGTCCTGCTGGAACTACAGCGGATCGCCGATTCGGGTGACCCGTTGCGCCGCCGGAAGGGGCGCCGGGGCCTCGAGATGCTCGACCGGCTCGCGCAGCAGGAACGGGTTCCCACCGAGGTGATAAGCGACGAACCGGCGCAGATCGAGGCCGTGGACGAGAAGCTGGTGGCGCTCTGCCTCGAACGTGGGGCCGACCTCATCACTACCGATTACAACCTCGACCGGGTAGCGGCCCTGCAGGGGATCAGGGTGCTCAACGTCAACCAGCTGGCCAACGCCGTGAAAGCCACCTTCCTGCCCGGCGAGCGCCTCTCGCTCTCGATCGTGCGGGAGGGGCGGGAACCCGGCCAGGGCCTGGCCTACCTGGAGGACGGCACGATGGTCGTCATCGAGGAGGCGGCCGAACTGGTGGGCCGGACGGTAGACGCCGTCGTCACCAGCAGTCTGCAGACGAACATGGGGCGGATGATCTTCGCCCGCTTGGGTGACGAAGCGAGGGAGTGA
- the radA gene encoding DNA repair protein RadA produces the protein MPRSSARYLCSQCGTSSPVALGRCPGCGSWETMEARVEPRARVAAVGRPAALVELLDEVGEAALQRHPSGDAEVDRVLGGGWVAGSVLLLAGEPGIGKSTLLLQLAHLAAAEMRDTLYVAGEESPAQVKLRAQRLGLGAGLQVTRETDARSLADYLRSQPPRLTVVDSIQTLVCEEGATPGTLSQVRDATALLVAAAKETGSTLVLIGHVTKQGSIAGPKVVEHMVDATLSLEAAAGFRVLRAIKNRFGPAGEMGVFEMTVGGMLAVPNPSEAFLSERPLGVPGSVVAATLEGQRPLLLEVQALAAKTPYSSPRRVVQGLDSRRVDVVLAVLERRLELPLTGLDIFVNVAGGLRLTDPGTDLAVALAVYSAVTNRELSDRTAVVGEVGLAGEVRAVSQQGRRRSEAERSGYDRFIEPRGREAGAQGVASVREAVEKAWSRA, from the coding sequence GTGCCCAGGAGTAGCGCCCGCTACCTCTGCAGCCAGTGCGGCACCTCTTCACCGGTCGCCTTGGGTCGCTGCCCCGGCTGCGGCTCGTGGGAGACGATGGAAGCGCGCGTCGAACCGAGGGCCAGGGTCGCCGCGGTGGGCCGGCCGGCCGCTCTGGTCGAGCTGCTGGATGAGGTCGGGGAGGCCGCACTCCAGCGACACCCGTCCGGCGACGCAGAAGTCGACAGGGTGCTGGGCGGCGGTTGGGTGGCCGGATCGGTACTGCTCCTGGCCGGCGAACCTGGCATAGGCAAGTCGACGCTCCTGCTGCAGCTCGCGCACCTCGCGGCCGCCGAGATGAGGGACACGCTCTACGTCGCGGGTGAGGAGTCGCCGGCCCAGGTCAAGCTGCGGGCCCAGCGGCTCGGCCTGGGGGCCGGCCTCCAGGTCACCCGCGAAACCGACGCCCGCTCGCTCGCCGACTACCTCCGGTCGCAACCGCCCAGGCTCACCGTGGTCGACTCGATCCAGACGCTGGTGTGCGAGGAGGGGGCGACCCCGGGAACACTGAGTCAGGTGCGAGACGCCACCGCACTGCTGGTCGCGGCAGCCAAGGAGACAGGCTCGACACTGGTGCTCATCGGGCACGTCACCAAGCAGGGATCGATCGCTGGCCCCAAAGTCGTAGAGCACATGGTCGACGCCACCCTCTCGCTCGAAGCGGCCGCCGGCTTTCGGGTACTCCGGGCGATCAAGAACCGCTTCGGCCCCGCCGGCGAGATGGGAGTCTTCGAGATGACCGTCGGCGGCATGCTGGCGGTACCGAACCCGTCCGAGGCGTTCCTCTCCGAGAGGCCGCTGGGGGTTCCCGGTTCGGTAGTGGCGGCCACCCTCGAGGGTCAGCGACCGCTGCTGCTCGAAGTGCAGGCGCTAGCGGCCAAGACGCCTTACTCATCGCCCCGGCGGGTGGTGCAGGGCCTCGATTCTCGGCGGGTGGACGTGGTGCTGGCGGTGCTCGAGAGGCGCCTCGAACTGCCCCTCACCGGGCTCGACATCTTCGTCAACGTAGCGGGAGGTCTTCGCCTCACCGACCCCGGGACCGACCTGGCGGTCGCCCTCGCAGTCTATTCGGCGGTCACGAACCGGGAGCTGTCCGACAGGACCGCCGTCGTCGGGGAGGTCGGGCTCGCCGGCGAAGTGCGGGCCGTGTCGCAGCAGGGACGGCGTCGCAGCGAGGCCGAGAGGTCGGGCTACGACCGGTTCATCGAACCGAGAGGCCGAGAGGCCGGTGCCCAGGGCGTCGCCTCGGTGCGAGAGGCGGTGGAGAAGGCGTGGAGCAGGGCATGA
- a CDS encoding ATP-dependent Clp protease ATP-binding subunit — protein sequence MNRYDDRARLVFHFAREEGSKLGHAMIGPEHLLLGLMREGGTASRVLSEFGATLEGFRRQVEEMVGRGDGLPRNETAAITPRARRVMELAGSEARSLGSNVIATEHILLGIIREGDGVAYRILQQLTRDVDTVRWRILAAADPKNQAEAVNTPFLDEYARDLTKEAREGKLDPVIGRTEEIRRVIQILSRRTKNNPVLIGEPGVGKTAIVEGLAQAINEGRVPPNLMSVRVLSIDLSNIVAGTKYRGEFEERLRQVIEELRSAKVVAFIDELHTLVGAGGAEGTLDAANILKPPLSRGEVQVIGATTTGEYHRYIEKDAALERRFQPVIVLEPSPEESLEILRGLREKYETHHGVVIPTNILELSVRYGERSLPGRNFPDKAIDLIDEAAARTRLNKSLGFPVVEEEDGTPVVTREDVEAVVNSWGGIYVDEQDADKLTDIERSLKQAVVGQDKAITALAAALRRARVGLGGRTRVSTSFLFVGPSGVGKTFLAKQLAIELFGSERALVRLDMSEYQESHAISKLIGAPPGYVGHEQGGRLTEAVRRQPFSVVLLDEIEKAHPDIYNTFLQVLDDGRLTDGLGRTVDFRRVILIMTSNTGFNRGPGVGFQAEKQMDVQAPLRGIFSPEFLDRLDEVIAFETFDRQGILQITKGMLEEMRRDLSSRDIDVTFADEVAAFLVDKMPKGESARPLRAVIREHVEDPLSLELLNHGSDESLIVTVEDDKVVFARPVPIA from the coding sequence GTGAACAGGTACGACGACAGAGCCAGGCTGGTCTTCCACTTCGCACGGGAGGAGGGGTCGAAACTCGGTCATGCGATGATCGGCCCGGAACACCTCCTGCTGGGTCTGATGCGAGAAGGGGGCACCGCCAGCCGTGTGCTGAGCGAGTTCGGCGCGACTCTTGAAGGGTTCCGTCGGCAGGTCGAAGAGATGGTTGGCCGTGGTGACGGCCTCCCTCGCAACGAAACAGCCGCTATCACCCCCCGGGCCAGGAGGGTCATGGAGCTGGCAGGCTCCGAGGCCCGCAGCCTGGGCTCCAACGTGATCGCCACCGAGCACATCCTGCTAGGGATCATCCGTGAAGGCGACGGCGTCGCCTACCGCATACTCCAGCAACTCACGCGCGACGTGGACACGGTCCGCTGGCGCATCCTGGCGGCCGCCGATCCAAAGAACCAGGCCGAGGCCGTCAACACACCGTTCCTGGACGAGTACGCCCGCGACCTCACCAAGGAGGCGCGCGAAGGGAAGCTCGACCCGGTCATCGGCCGGACCGAGGAGATCCGTAGGGTCATCCAGATCCTCTCGCGGCGAACCAAGAACAACCCGGTACTGATAGGCGAACCGGGCGTTGGCAAGACCGCGATCGTCGAGGGTCTCGCCCAGGCGATAAACGAGGGACGGGTCCCGCCCAACCTGATGTCGGTACGGGTCCTCTCCATCGACCTTTCCAACATCGTCGCCGGCACCAAGTACCGCGGCGAGTTCGAGGAGCGGCTGCGGCAGGTGATCGAGGAGCTCCGCAGCGCCAAGGTGGTCGCCTTCATCGACGAGCTGCATACGCTGGTGGGCGCAGGTGGAGCTGAGGGTACGCTCGACGCCGCGAATATCCTGAAGCCCCCGCTTTCTCGTGGCGAGGTGCAGGTCATCGGCGCCACCACCACCGGCGAGTACCACCGCTACATCGAGAAGGATGCCGCGCTCGAGCGCCGCTTCCAGCCGGTTATCGTACTCGAACCCTCCCCCGAGGAGTCGCTCGAGATCCTCCGTGGCCTGCGCGAGAAGTACGAGACGCACCACGGAGTGGTCATCCCCACCAACATCCTCGAACTCTCGGTGCGCTACGGCGAGCGGAGCCTGCCCGGGCGCAACTTCCCCGACAAGGCGATCGACCTGATCGATGAGGCCGCGGCACGTACGCGGCTGAACAAGTCTCTCGGCTTCCCGGTGGTGGAAGAGGAGGACGGAACACCTGTCGTCACGCGTGAGGACGTCGAAGCGGTGGTCAACTCGTGGGGCGGGATCTACGTCGACGAGCAGGACGCCGACAAGCTCACCGACATCGAGCGCTCGCTCAAGCAGGCGGTAGTGGGGCAGGACAAGGCGATCACCGCGCTTGCCGCCGCCCTCAGACGGGCCAGGGTGGGCCTGGGCGGCCGCACCCGCGTGTCCACCTCGTTCCTCTTCGTCGGCCCCTCGGGGGTCGGCAAGACGTTCCTGGCAAAGCAACTCGCTATCGAGCTCTTCGGGTCCGAGCGGGCCCTGGTTCGGCTCGACATGTCGGAGTACCAGGAGTCGCACGCGATCTCCAAGCTCATCGGCGCACCTCCGGGTTACGTAGGCCACGAGCAGGGTGGCCGCCTCACCGAGGCGGTACGCAGGCAGCCGTTCTCGGTTGTGCTCCTCGACGAGATCGAGAAGGCTCACCCAGACATCTACAACACCTTCCTCCAGGTTCTCGACGACGGCCGTCTCACCGACGGGCTGGGCCGCACGGTCGACTTCCGGCGGGTGATACTGATCATGACGTCGAACACCGGCTTCAATCGGGGTCCGGGCGTGGGCTTCCAGGCAGAGAAGCAGATGGACGTCCAGGCGCCGTTGCGCGGCATCTTCTCCCCTGAGTTCCTCGACCGGCTCGACGAGGTCATCGCCTTCGAGACGTTCGACCGGCAGGGCATCCTGCAGATCACCAAGGGGATGCTCGAGGAGATGCGTCGCGACCTGAGCAGCCGCGATATCGACGTTACCTTCGCCGATGAGGTAGCAGCCTTCCTGGTGGACAAGATGCCGAAGGGCGAGAGCGCCCGGCCGCTTCGCGCGGTCATCCGTGAACACGTCGAGGACCCCCTCTCTCTTGAGCTGCTGAACCACGGTTCGGACGAGTCGCTGATCGTCACGGTGGAGGACGACAAGGTGGTCTTCGCGCGGCCGGTCCCGATCGCCTAG
- a CDS encoding glycine--tRNA ligase subunit alpha has translation MRFQDLILSLDRFWADQGCVIATPYDTEVGAGTFYPTTFLRSLGPEPWKVAGVAPSRRPADGRYGDNPYRFQYFFQYQVVLKPSPLDVQQTYLESLYQLGIDPSSHDIRFVEDNWESPTLGAWGLGWEVWMDGMEITQFTYFQQVGGIDCKPVPVELTYGLERIAMYLQGARHGFDVEAAPGVTMGDLRRQFEFEHSTYNFEQSDPELQRKLFDAFESEARRLLELELIYPAYEFVMKASHAFNLLDARGVLSQTERQDYVQRLRRLSESTARHYLASTRPTTEAA, from the coding sequence ATGCGATTCCAGGACCTCATCCTTTCTCTAGACCGCTTCTGGGCCGACCAGGGCTGCGTGATAGCCACGCCCTACGATACCGAGGTCGGCGCGGGCACGTTCTATCCCACGACATTCCTCCGTTCACTGGGACCGGAACCGTGGAAGGTTGCCGGCGTGGCCCCCAGCCGCCGGCCGGCCGACGGGCGCTACGGCGACAACCCCTACCGCTTCCAGTACTTCTTCCAGTACCAGGTAGTGCTCAAGCCCTCACCGCTCGACGTGCAGCAGACCTACCTCGAGTCGCTCTACCAGCTGGGTATCGACCCCAGCAGCCACGACATCCGCTTCGTCGAGGACAACTGGGAGTCGCCCACCCTCGGCGCCTGGGGACTGGGTTGGGAAGTGTGGATGGACGGGATGGAGATCACCCAGTTCACCTACTTCCAGCAGGTCGGCGGTATCGACTGCAAGCCGGTCCCGGTCGAACTCACCTACGGACTGGAACGCATCGCCATGTACCTCCAGGGCGCGCGCCACGGCTTCGACGTCGAGGCGGCGCCCGGAGTGACGATGGGCGACCTGAGGCGGCAGTTCGAGTTCGAGCACTCCACCTACAACTTCGAGCAGAGCGATCCGGAACTCCAACGCAAGCTGTTCGATGCCTTCGAGAGCGAGGCGAGGCGACTCCTCGAACTGGAGCTCATCTATCCGGCGTACGAGTTCGTCATGAAGGCGTCGCACGCCTTCAACCTGCTCGATGCCCGTGGCGTCCTCTCGCAGACCGAGCGGCAGGACTACGTCCAGCGGCTGCGGCGGCTGAGCGAGTCGACCGCCCGCCACTACCTCGCTTCCACCCGGCCGACGACCGAGGCCGCCTGA
- the glyS gene encoding glycine--tRNA ligase subunit beta, protein MPNDLLFEIGTEELPSWYVLQGRDALVQGISEALSEARLGHGEVVGYATPRRLAVLVKGLTEESERRSEKRRGPPASAGIGPDGSLTRAALGFAQANGVEPSELTVEETGKGEYLFAVKEVGGEPAARLLPAILSGLVENLPAPRKMRWAEVETAFVRPVSWLLALLGGEPIELEAAGVTAGRCTRGHRFLAPEALEIQRPADYVDRLRDAYVIADVEERRRATWESVCTAATAEGLEPLEDEGLLDEVTSLVEAPFAVLGEFDERYLELPDELLATVMIHHQRYFPVRSKRGALAAGFVSVSNNRVPDVSLIREGYERVLAGRLYDARFFWDADRTKSLSQHAWGLSGIQFHGSLGTMAEKVSRVGETARRLAPLVGLDEAEEKTLEQALPIYRADLATSMIFEFPELEGVMARAYAVAEGLDPLVGRALEEGVKPKGPEDSLPQEQAGALLSAADRLDKLLGFFAVGKRGSGSADPFGLRRDALGLVRILASRGWEVPPRPLLETAAQAYASNEVVVDERVIAEVERFIWDRVATLLADEGIGVHLVRAATGDQPPVITAARRAHLLQAMSAEEAFPAFMTLYKRAANLAEKAPAGVDVDPGLFEVAEEAPLNDALAGARKGIEELLDLGRSLDPWDLGGGPESGLPPLDAAIAKVLQVKDPLDAFLDDVLVMVDQEDVRNNRLALLREVRDALRALGRLEELEGI, encoded by the coding sequence ATGCCCAACGACCTCCTTTTCGAGATCGGGACCGAGGAACTGCCGAGCTGGTACGTGCTGCAGGGACGTGACGCCCTCGTGCAGGGGATCTCCGAAGCATTGTCGGAGGCGCGGCTAGGGCACGGCGAGGTGGTCGGCTACGCCACCCCGCGGCGCCTGGCGGTGCTGGTGAAGGGTCTGACCGAGGAGAGCGAACGCCGGAGCGAGAAGCGCCGCGGACCGCCGGCTTCGGCCGGGATAGGCCCCGACGGCAGCCTCACACGAGCCGCGCTGGGGTTCGCACAGGCGAACGGGGTGGAGCCGTCCGAGCTGACAGTCGAGGAGACAGGGAAGGGGGAGTACCTCTTCGCGGTAAAGGAGGTGGGCGGAGAGCCAGCAGCCCGGCTGCTACCCGCCATACTCTCCGGCCTCGTCGAGAACCTGCCGGCCCCCCGGAAGATGCGCTGGGCAGAGGTCGAGACCGCGTTCGTCAGACCGGTGTCGTGGCTCCTCGCCCTGCTCGGTGGAGAGCCGATCGAGCTGGAGGCTGCTGGAGTGACCGCTGGCCGCTGCACCCGTGGTCACCGTTTCCTCGCGCCGGAGGCGCTCGAGATACAGAGGCCCGCCGACTATGTCGACAGGCTGCGCGACGCCTACGTCATCGCCGACGTCGAGGAGCGTCGCCGGGCTACCTGGGAGTCGGTCTGCACGGCCGCGACGGCAGAAGGACTCGAACCGCTCGAGGATGAGGGTCTCCTGGACGAGGTCACCAGTCTCGTCGAAGCGCCCTTCGCCGTGCTCGGCGAGTTCGACGAGCGGTACCTGGAGCTGCCGGACGAACTCCTCGCGACGGTGATGATCCACCACCAGCGCTACTTCCCGGTGCGTTCGAAGAGGGGCGCCCTGGCGGCGGGATTCGTGAGCGTCTCCAACAATCGCGTGCCGGACGTCTCGTTGATCCGTGAGGGCTACGAGCGGGTGCTGGCCGGGCGGCTCTACGACGCCCGCTTCTTCTGGGACGCCGACCGGACCAAGAGCCTTTCGCAGCACGCCTGGGGACTCTCGGGCATCCAGTTCCACGGCAGTCTCGGCACCATGGCCGAGAAGGTCTCCCGGGTGGGGGAGACGGCCAGGCGCCTGGCTCCGCTAGTGGGCCTGGACGAGGCGGAAGAGAAGACGCTGGAGCAGGCGCTTCCCATCTACCGCGCCGACCTCGCTACCTCGATGATCTTCGAGTTCCCTGAACTCGAAGGCGTGATGGCCAGGGCCTACGCCGTCGCCGAAGGACTCGACCCGCTCGTCGGGAGGGCCCTGGAGGAGGGGGTCAAGCCGAAAGGGCCCGAAGACTCACTGCCGCAGGAGCAGGCCGGCGCCCTGCTCTCGGCCGCCGACCGGCTCGACAAGCTGCTCGGCTTCTTCGCGGTGGGCAAGCGCGGCAGCGGATCGGCGGACCCGTTCGGTCTGCGCCGGGACGCGCTGGGCCTCGTTCGGATCCTTGCTTCGAGAGGGTGGGAGGTCCCGCCACGCCCCCTCCTCGAGACCGCCGCACAGGCCTACGCGTCGAACGAGGTAGTGGTGGACGAGCGGGTGATAGCCGAAGTCGAACGGTTCATCTGGGACAGGGTCGCCACGCTCCTGGCCGACGAAGGGATCGGGGTCCATCTCGTTCGGGCCGCTACCGGCGACCAACCGCCGGTCATCACAGCCGCGCGGCGCGCCCATCTGCTCCAGGCGATGAGTGCAGAGGAGGCGTTTCCAGCTTTCATGACGCTCTACAAGCGGGCCGCCAACCTCGCTGAGAAGGCGCCGGCAGGAGTAGACGTCGATCCCGGCCTCTTCGAGGTCGCCGAAGAGGCGCCGCTGAACGACGCCCTGGCGGGAGCCAGAAAAGGGATCGAGGAGCTGCTCGACCTGGGGCGGTCATTGGACCCGTGGGACCTGGGGGGTGGTCCCGAGAGTGGGCTGCCGCCACTCGACGCGGCGATCGCCAAGGTGCTGCAGGTCAAGGACCCTCTCGACGCGTTCCTCGACGACGTGCTGGTGATGGTCGACCAGGAGGACGTGCGCAACAACCGCCTGGCGCTGCTGCGGGAGGTGCGGGACGCTCTGCGGGCGCTGGGCCGGCTCGAGGAGCTGGAAGGGATCTGA
- a CDS encoding DinB family protein: MNDDLKTLYGLVRRTRAGVLDWLDSLPSGVLTRERYDFAFGSLDGIYTHIADCYLHWVENVGLGRERRWLEGGSVPALRSAFAIVDEVVVEALALFTDPDEPIRWTSPEGYEEVLSGRWLIAHPITHEFHHKGQSLALARVLGFPHPGRPDTDLVPPFP, translated from the coding sequence ATGAACGACGACCTGAAGACCCTATACGGTTTGGTGCGGCGCACTCGAGCTGGCGTCCTCGACTGGCTCGATTCGCTTCCCTCCGGGGTCTTGACCCGGGAACGGTACGACTTCGCTTTCGGCAGCCTCGACGGGATCTACACCCATATCGCCGACTGCTACCTCCACTGGGTCGAGAACGTGGGCTTGGGCAGGGAGCGCCGCTGGCTCGAGGGAGGCAGCGTCCCTGCCCTCCGGTCGGCGTTCGCGATCGTCGACGAGGTGGTGGTCGAGGCTCTCGCCTTGTTCACCGACCCCGACGAACCGATCCGGTGGACTTCACCGGAGGGTTACGAAGAGGTGCTGTCAGGCCGTTGGTTGATCGCGCATCCGATCACTCACGAGTTCCACCACAAGGGGCAGTCTCTGGCCCTCGCCCGGGTACTCGGTTTCCCGCACCCGGGGCGACCGGACACCGACCTCGTTCCGCCGTTCCCGTAG
- a CDS encoding DMT family protein, with the protein MVAISLLVVSNIFMTLAWYGHLRFMPEGRFPLLAVIVLSWGIAFFEYCFQVPANRIGYRAFSATQLKIFQEVISISVFIAFALFVLGERPRWNHGLAFLLIAAAAFLAVRR; encoded by the coding sequence GTGGTCGCCATCTCGTTGCTGGTCGTCTCGAACATCTTCATGACCCTCGCCTGGTACGGCCACCTTCGGTTCATGCCGGAAGGACGCTTCCCGCTATTGGCTGTCATCGTCCTGAGCTGGGGGATCGCTTTCTTCGAGTACTGCTTCCAGGTGCCGGCGAACCGGATCGGCTATCGAGCCTTCAGCGCCACTCAGCTGAAGATCTTCCAGGAGGTCATTTCGATCTCGGTATTCATCGCGTTCGCGCTGTTCGTGCTGGGCGAACGTCCCCGCTGGAATCACGGACTCGCGTTCCTGCTGATAGCCGCCGCGGCGTTCCTGGCAGTGAGGCGTTAA
- a CDS encoding metallophosphoesterase family protein translates to MLEVGIISDTHGLLRPEALEALAGCELILHAGDVGSPDILERLAALAPVETVRGNVDRGEWAEALPSKLEIPLGSLVLYLHHGHLAVAEEELGGFGVVVQGHSHRPVVLERNGTLYMNPGSAGPRRFRLPVTLARLRVDGRNAQAELIDLLGERRR, encoded by the coding sequence ATGCTCGAGGTCGGCATCATCTCCGATACCCACGGACTCCTTCGCCCCGAGGCCCTCGAGGCGCTGGCGGGCTGCGAGTTGATCCTCCACGCCGGCGACGTCGGCTCGCCCGATATCCTCGAGCGGCTGGCCGCGCTGGCGCCGGTCGAAACGGTGCGGGGGAACGTCGACAGAGGCGAATGGGCAGAAGCTTTGCCGAGCAAGCTCGAGATCCCCCTCGGATCTCTCGTCCTCTACCTCCACCATGGTCACCTGGCGGTGGCCGAAGAGGAGCTTGGCGGCTTCGGAGTCGTTGTCCAGGGGCACAGCCATCGTCCGGTGGTGCTGGAGCGGAACGGGACCCTCTACATGAACCCGGGAAGTGCCGGGCCAAGGCGCTTCCGCCTCCCGGTTACCCTGGCCAGGCTACGGGTCGACGGCCGGAACGCCCAGGCGGAGCTGATCGACCTCCTCGGTGAGCGCCGCCGCTGA
- a CDS encoding 3-hydroxybutyrate dehydrogenase, whose product MGVVTEPQAEPSPAAGSGRVALVTGGASGIGRACARALAAAGYRVSVVDLDEREGSLLARDLGGHFVPADLTRPEECRKAVDSTVERFGALDVLVNNAGFQHIDPLPDFPVETWERMIALMLTAPFLLTKYAWEYLGRSGHGRIINIGSAHSLTASPFKAAYVTAKHGLLGLMKVASLEGGELGITCNTVCPAYVRTPLVERQLADQARTRGISIEEVESRVFLENVAVKRLLEPVDVARYVLFLASKDSWGITGSVQAIDLGWTAR is encoded by the coding sequence ATGGGTGTCGTCACGGAGCCGCAAGCCGAACCGTCTCCCGCAGCCGGAAGCGGCCGGGTGGCGCTGGTCACGGGAGGTGCCAGTGGCATAGGCCGTGCCTGTGCCCGGGCGCTCGCCGCCGCCGGCTACCGGGTCTCGGTCGTCGATCTGGACGAACGCGAGGGGAGCCTCCTGGCACGGGACCTGGGCGGTCACTTCGTGCCGGCGGACCTCACCCGACCGGAGGAGTGCCGCAAGGCGGTCGACTCGACGGTCGAGCGTTTCGGCGCGCTCGACGTGCTGGTCAACAACGCCGGCTTCCAACACATCGACCCGCTGCCGGACTTCCCGGTGGAGACCTGGGAGCGCATGATCGCGCTGATGCTCACCGCCCCCTTCCTGCTCACCAAGTACGCCTGGGAGTACCTGGGGCGTAGCGGGCACGGCCGCATCATCAACATCGGCAGCGCCCACAGCCTCACGGCCAGTCCGTTCAAGGCCGCCTACGTCACCGCGAAGCACGGCCTACTGGGCCTCATGAAGGTGGCGAGCCTAGAGGGTGGTGAGCTGGGCATAACCTGCAACACGGTCTGCCCTGCCTACGTCAGAACGCCGCTGGTAGAACGACAACTGGCCGACCAGGCGCGAACCAGAGGGATATCGATCGAGGAGGTCGAGAGCAGAGTATTCCTCGAGAACGTCGCGGTGAAGCGGCTTCTCGAGCCGGTCGATGTCGCTCGCTACGTGCTCTTCCTCGCTTCGAAGGATTCGTGGGGCATAACGGGGAGCGTGCAGGCGATCGACCTCGGCTGGACCGCCCGCTGA
- a CDS encoding aminopeptidase, whose amino-acid sequence MVNPMDEKFARLLVRYSCDVKPGENVSLNIHSPATDLARALVREVFEAGAKPVLRMEYPEFEHDVLTFAPDSYFDTEPDVELNEIRQIQSWIRVRAPLNTRSLQNVDKSRYSRRLKRLRPVQDHRLDHTKWVGTMYPTDALAQDAGMSKDEYEKFLYDSMFLFDEDPVARWQEQENYQKKLVDRLAQAKEVRIEAEDTDLTLTTGGRTWVNSAGRHNMPCGEIFTGPVESSANGVITYKVPSSVNGVEVENIRLRFEEGKVVEAKAERGDDLLQSQLASDDGARYLGELGIGTNYRIQHPTKQILFDEKIGGTVHLALGSSYTDTGGLNKSAIHWDMVCDLRQGGAIYLDGELFQENGQFVI is encoded by the coding sequence ATGGTCAACCCGATGGACGAGAAGTTCGCGCGTTTGCTGGTCCGCTACTCGTGTGACGTGAAACCCGGCGAGAACGTTTCGCTCAACATCCACTCGCCCGCCACCGACCTGGCCCGGGCGCTGGTCCGCGAGGTGTTCGAGGCGGGCGCCAAGCCTGTGTTGCGGATGGAGTACCCGGAGTTCGAGCACGACGTGCTCACTTTCGCTCCCGATTCATATTTCGATACCGAACCGGACGTCGAGTTGAACGAGATCCGCCAGATCCAGTCGTGGATCAGGGTGCGTGCGCCGCTCAATACCCGGTCCCTGCAGAACGTCGACAAGAGTCGCTACTCGCGCCGGCTCAAGCGGCTGCGGCCGGTTCAGGACCACCGTCTCGACCACACCAAATGGGTGGGGACTATGTACCCCACCGACGCGCTCGCGCAGGACGCCGGCATGAGCAAGGACGAGTACGAGAAGTTCCTGTACGACTCGATGTTCCTGTTCGACGAGGACCCGGTGGCCCGCTGGCAGGAGCAGGAGAACTACCAGAAGAAGCTGGTGGATCGCCTGGCGCAAGCCAAGGAGGTGCGGATCGAAGCGGAGGACACCGACCTCACCCTCACCACCGGCGGCCGCACCTGGGTCAACTCGGCCGGCCGCCACAACATGCCGTGCGGCGAGATCTTCACCGGCCCTGTCGAATCGAGCGCCAACGGCGTCATCACCTACAAGGTGCCCTCCTCCGTCAACGGGGTCGAGGTGGAGAACATCCGCCTGCGCTTCGAAGAGGGCAAGGTCGTCGAGGCGAAGGCGGAGCGCGGTGACGACCTGCTGCAGTCGCAGCTCGCCAGCGACGACGGCGCCCGCTACCTGGGCGAACTGGGTATCGGCACCAACTACCGCATCCAGCACCCCACGAAGCAGATCCTTTTCGACGAGAAGATCGGCGGCACGGTCCACCTGGCGTTGGGCAGCTCCTATACCGATACGGGCGGGCTCAACAAGAGCGCCATCCACTGGGACATGGTCTGCGACCTACGCCAGGGCGGAGCGATCTACCTCGACGGCGAGCTGTTCCAGGAGAACGGTCAGTTCGTGATCTGA